The following are encoded in a window of Pyrenophora tritici-repentis strain M4 chromosome 6, whole genome shotgun sequence genomic DNA:
- a CDS encoding glycosyl transferase codes for MPRPEILGIEAFRHGPSLHGWWWEWTLIAIIGASGLIGIITVLWHAYRILSSFLKRRADPDNLPRSVQERIQLLCNDSSVVRKSHVLPTKLASFGVYLGQLSTPATQEEISILSQWEAVVLDHSQPGVLEAVSDESIPMGPHIIARLDLSKVITFSAMEFESEMSRAIYVLSSTVQQTLRQADQKRYFTGVLVAGWRDCVSVPLLNGLTKLLSAYGLDIYLEIGAPDFLDGVRKLDIGLFAGMVVRNGTIMSNGDRRDFFAMDKMKTTTKSFVSQACQRPFVTMMWDTIDDNAELSHAVVRRAHMWCSYHGAIPYFPRQRALTNIDEVRPCDEPLAAFQWLKDRRVMDVHDNYRAARTLSPGFSSIIDDYLPLQKIFPFLADALANLDGSESEDDDASSTSTLTVHYPEIDENGALVQREPTSPGSSLDWSVAMEKKADNPLSCAYDGTLYTSLGCFPIGLDASKTDFDRVLVSQRRLRDLKLLVRATSQQLKAAAKVLSGYCHSSSHFLDLVPTSRQAISNLAHVLSHTNDDANDPYQLQVYTALDSGFHTPSGAQFWSVWEVEPRTKAIIMYISKSVQDVNTVVLHTHLSRLGFSRYHCLLAEYGLSEFTVGSFSHERLPARFHQDLDLLSSSDLLLYLQHIHYSEWDQDCSLVSAIRERCQELLIDVPTYHQFKQLSNVEYISGSISDEQLVSAKLKWYRGSRLPTIGRSDALQLFRHVAEVFGDILWSRDHERLDIITSAIAKITGRGSLDSAADFVLFCIFSAARKHGFEEVYIEVSDRNPLFNQYSDQSAAFAELFALGSRCEAYFDIKPSDMGIILSKKHRDYYNHEEHQPPMWIFNAPSFASAYAAAQTDIDPEQKPSVMPAYRRFTFLSVFAIPALVDIILLSTTGHGLYLSVNMSGDERYYATLALMCSLLLSGAVGTWISIGGTYYLISMAFSAANMFVLTRLVGGLAFTLAGSVIGFIVISSVSNPNNGAVFFFYLLGLTTYLTVLAVLSTYQIPGSSFLNGRKIIIMVIPTLLISPLLTIFIRGHEVIIYLTILYVFIALLILGTRRVATQWVTWYHNIKTLNDADVKEWYLKRHMEAERLADEAQAKANRPGNLPVTANDSMAASSDVSLRAPEIFRNMSEPAVLTLCRDALHEAVLKEKGRKFWQKSTEDSFVKRLADCWDSTLFLLDWYARITETRRPIPYSSTWNLETQVALESMQQSQKGIRLHNSFIHWRTAGDEIYCGILYFLVALMDRWLDLVHGGQFAGLGIPLDDDILRLSVGFGLAYYLIGAVLLDYKAQHLHTMSEQLSPVSIENSEQIKKAKANDLKFRRHLYFGTLCHFIGVHVWALAVSTALIWVFNGSSPGVVLFLSYVGAYTGLLLYQYNKIFSGPHALMPLLAAVILGLLVGNILIEIFPGFLYGKIIALAVSTWTAALLSFRTAKLGTPEAFDIRMWILEVLPKIRWTHSSNKPPASALVIGSSIIEVYHAYNGAGSDAEFSQSELHACCNKLRAAPRENRYRVNAVGQPGDQITAILLSCTHDNLSRLAMQAYPNMPFLVQRILSAWRKDLIQVFIVPIRTIAEVAGDLRAISHSSGGRLTLYIAADGNGTSLGQTNVSSNCTIIAETLLHACSETILGLPHHHAEIAESMIACRGDDGFYPISECSKRSMPASNVGADAATFELTCRKELLRNLCLGFDCDTQWDSLPLEIRRLFLRRCLGIRAPYSNTEMAWVNGNVSAESSCTILSCIARYDLGAYLAVTKYNFFRSRGDHSLSKTEYRQSSDIQEAYHPVLNQSAVSLLGMFTEYIRLPIAYVYHSTGTWVKFFFLACMADPEYQRELNGALLHSPSFVQIPTTFVLNGLWIYSRAAMSIFLPFFLYHHRQDIADLAGTVKGSLIIQKKNRLIIQSYGETETAFVHPIEDGGVKLTFYQGALKQEPTSGHTRITQYDNKMRITLREEYKNTAVTNEFIYEYGDKQTKRRSMISKARSSRIPLSRSCRIGSDEGAKVVYNHKGHIESGNYISEHNLVRFKYHYRKNAKYDDELLRAEFVLPHMSVNVSWCAPPVRHAEKMERWIPTPRVYEATFVQGPDVYECSWFYDHKFHPTITTKLNGEPVDTPDMIRYDWLGVLKKPTRCTFADENPLLAFKTPTSNLLNQLLRRNIKQQDISTSRARSQLWKTWKKRNDLDGVVIRWVDEELIRNEALLRPYWRRRDRGSLVKAEDYLAMHADAIMASSDLTSDISAWTTLAIRMSDLFSFGQGGDAVIFTRTKALQRDTDQNLHVIAVDTGTWPNEGGGVSACRRDLINNLRTIKWHMVVESANDFGLPKHQTEENVESLKIIPLWGLDFMHPNHGMFTNKLDSEVDHLVKAATITDIETNFIPTLTALVHGARATTMTSADVKQATRALVNLNTYFQDSRHWKEVWTSDVVKNAWRNLWLADDIPNAQPPSEWFRTELPTLNHFDTALELWYRYLFIFSIPIPERIPNVFQASHHSVSASYGIVCKLKRNCTLQIWDHAISWRETNLYLSSAMCTLPPFIRNSLLGLMKLTSCLILHHADQILPCADFFNPGWEVEIGSAKGQLTHRNVFRRKVDPIVNGIPDMTKFAPVTEIKTKSPTVTMLSHVWFAKDIKTALLAADIITNEWGFKDYKLDIYGALNKSPVYSSECQEILACKGLGKNVAMRGTADPAMVLANTWLFLNSSVSEGLPLALGEAALTGAPVVCTDVGASLRVLTDPDDGKRYSEVVAPNDAYGLARAQINLLAMLDEWAQYADDEPGVPAPILPHKPTPRDVEIITRRMYEKSEHRRKLGMMARGIVQKSFGGERYLREHEQMLWIGKASHEMLGIEKRVPPPKNPARMLSLRRTVPRQLHVESTSSQTIDLQMEKMMHPRPYAPGRTSATTSFSSIYVDQPTASSSYSDPLWGEHEDWNAHTDSPGSSVDDDWPVPSVARPAKTYSGASAIPIPPMPTSTRGKQPAHYIPTGPERDGSLMLPVANPKMDPKKAVRMRQSLVTTDSARSSVRTRSHLHEVEVAEYGNVDGRL; via the exons ATGCCCCGACCAGAGATCCTAGGTATTGAGGCCTTCCGTCATGGGCCATCACTTCACGGGTGGTGGTGGGAATGGACGCTCATTGCCATCATCGGCGCCAGCGGTCTCATTGGTATTATCACAGTGCTGTGGCATGCGTACCGTATCCTCAGTAGTTTCCTCAAG AGAAGAGCCGACCCCGATAACTTGCCGCGATCCGTACAAGAACGTATTCAGCTTCTATGCAACGATTCGAGCGTCGTGCGCAAATCCCACGTCCTTCCCACCAAGCTAGCATCGTTTGGTGTATACCTAGGCCAATTGAGTACTCCCGCCACACAAGAAGAAATCAGTATACTATCGCAATGGGAGGCTGTGGTGCTGGATCACTCCCAACCTGGGGTTTTGGAGGCTGTCAGCGATGAGAGTATTCCTATGGGACCGCACATCATCGCGCGGTTGGACCTTAGCAAAGTCATCACCTTCTCAGCCATGGAATTTGAATCGGAAATGTCGCGCGCGATATATGTACTTTCGTCGACTGTTCAACAGACTTTGCGACAGGCGGACCAAAAGAGATACTTTACTGGCGTCTTGGTAGCGGGGTGGCGCGACTGCGTTTCTGTGCCTCTATTGAATGGCCTGACAAAGCTTCTTTCTGCATATGGCTTGGATATATACCTCGAGATCGGAGCTCCAGACTTCCTGGATGGTGTCCGCAAACTCGACATCGGGCTATTTGCCGGTATGGTAGTGCGGAATGGTACAATTATGTCCAATGGAGATCGCCGCGATTTCTTCGCCATGGACAAGATGAAGACCACCACGAAATCATTTGTTTCGCAAGCCTGCCAGCGCCCTTTCGTCACCATGATGTGGGACACGATCGACGACAACGCCGAGCTCTCGCATGCCGTAGTTAGAAGAGCACACATGTGGTGCAGCTATCATGGCGCGATTCCGTACTTCCCACGACAACGCGCTTTGACAAACATTGATGAAGTTCGCCCCTGCGATGAGCCTTTGGCAGCCTTCCAGTGGTTGAAGGATCGTAGAGTCATGGACGTTCACGACAACTACCGAGCCGCACGCACA CTTTCCCCGGGGTTTTCGAGCATCATTGATGACTATCTGCCTTTGCAAAAGATCTTTCCCTTTCTGGCCGATGCACTTGCCAATCTAGATGGATCGGAGTCTGAAGATGACGATGCTTCCAGTACCTCTACGCTTACCGTGCACTACCCTGAGATTGACGAAAATGGAGCATTAGTTCAGCGAGAACCCACATCGCCTGGATCGTCGCTGGATTGGTCCGTAGCCATGGAAAAGAAGGCGGATAACCCACTCTCTTGCGCTTACGATGGAACACTATATACATCACTCGGATGCTTTCCCATTGGTCTGGATGCTTCCAAGACAGACTTCGATCGCGTTCTCGTCTCGCAACGGCGTCTACGCGACCTAAAACTACTGGTCAGGGCCACCTCCCAGCAACTCAAGGCCGCCGCAAAAGTTCTTAGTGGCTATTGCCACAGCAGCAGTCACTTCCTTGACCTAGTGCCTACCTCAAGACAAGCCATCTCGAACCTTGCGCATGTCCTATCCCACACCAACGACGATGCCAACGACCCGTATCAACTACAAGTCTACACTGCGCTCGATTCAGGGTTTCACACCCCTAGTGGCGCCCAGTTTTGGTCAGTATGGGAGGTTGAGCCAAGAACCAAGGCTATCATCATGTACATCTCCAAGTCAGTGCAGGATGTCAATACTGTCGTGCTCCACACACATCTGAGCAGGCTTGGATTCTCCAGATACCATTGCCTCCTCGCTGAGTACGGCCTGTCAGAGTTCACCGTGGGGTCTTTTTCGCATGAACGCCTACCCGCAAGGTTTCATCAAGACCTGGACTTGCTTTCTTCTTCGGATCTCCTATTGTACCTGCAGCACATTCACTACTCTGAGTGGGACCAAGACTGCTCTCTGGTTTCAGCTATTCGCGAGCGTTGCCAAGAGCTGCTGATCGACGTACCAACGTATCATCAATTCAAGCAGCTGAGTAACGTGGAGTACATCAGTGGCAGCATTAGCGACGAGCAATTAGTGAGCGCGAAGCTCAAATGGTATCGGGGCTCTCGTCTACCAACAATTGGTAGGTCAGACGCCCTGCAGCTGTTCAGACACGTTGCCGAGGTATTTGGCGACATCTTGTGGTCACGTGATCATGAAAGGCTTGACATCATCACTTCAGCTATAGCAAAGATCACAGGCAGAGGAAGCTTGGATTCAGCTGCCGACTTTGTTCTCTTCTGCATCTTCAGCGCCGCTAGAAAGCATGGCTTTGAAGAGGTCTACATCGAAGTGTCAGACCGGAACCCGCTCTTCAACCAGTACTCCGATCAGAGCGCGGCCTTTGCAGAACTCTTCGCGCTGGGCTCTCGATGCGAGGCGTACTTTGATATCAAACCAAGCGACATGGGCATTATACTCTCAAAAAAGCACAGAGACTACTACAACCACGAAGAACACCAGCCTCCAATGTGGATCTTCAATGCGCCGTCATTCGCTTCCGCGTATGCCGCAGCCCAGACAGACATTGATCCAGAACAGAAGCCATCTGTAATGCCTGCATACCGTCGTTTTACCTTTCTCAGCGTCTTCGCTATTCCTGCCCTCGTCGACATTATCCTTCTATCCACGACTGGACATGGACTCTATCTTAGCGTGAACATGTCTGGAGACGAGAGATACTATGCTACCCTAGCTTTGATGTGCTCTTTACTTCTCTCTGGTGCCGTAGGAACCTGGATCTCGATTGGAGGTACCTACTACCTCATCTCCATGGCGTTCTCCGCAGCCAACATGTTCGTCCTCACACGCCTGGTCGGTGGCCTCGCTTTCACCCTTGCTGGAAGTGTCATTGGATTCATCGTCATCTCAAGTGTATCGAACCCAAACAACGGAGcagtcttcttcttctacctgCTTGGGCTCACGACGTACTTGACTGTTCTTGCTGTCCTCTCCACGTACCAAATTCCGGGGTCCAGTTTCCTCAATGGACGTAAAATCATCATCATGGTCATTCCCACTTTGCTCATCTCCCCTCTATTGACCATCTTTATTCGGGGTCATGAAGTTATCATTTACCTGACGATTCTATACGTCTTCATTGCACTACTGATTCTTGGCACCCGACGTGTGGCGACTCAATGGGTGACTTGGTATCATAACATCAAGACCCTCAACGACGCCGATGTCAAGGAATGGTATCTAAAGAGACACATGGAAGCTGAGCGCTTAGCAGATGAGGCCCAGGCGAAGG CAAACCGACCGGGAAATTTGCCCGTTACTGCGAACGACTCCATGGCTGCTTCCTCGGACGTTTCGCTTCGCGCGCCAGAGATTTTTCGCAACATGAGCGAACCAGCTGTCCTTACATTATGCCGTGATGCCTTGCACGAGGCGGTATTGAAAGAAAAGGGACGCAAATTCTGGCAAAAGTCTACCGAAGACAGCTTCGTCAAGCGGCTGGCGGACTGTTGGGATTCAACACTCTTCTTGTTGGATTGGTATGCGCGCATAACGGAAACCAGACGGCCAATTCCATACAGCTCGACCTGGAACCTTGAGACACAAGTCGCGCTCGAGAGCATGCAGCAGTCGCAAAAAGGTATTCGGCTCCACAACTCTTTCATACACTGGCGTACCGCCGGCGATGAGATCTACTGCGGAATCCTTTACTTTCTGGTCGCGCTCATGGATCGATGGCTCGATCTCGTGCATGGCGGTCAGTTCGCCGGACTAGGAATTCCATTGGACGATGATATACTTCGACTATCCGTCGGCTTTGGGCTCGCATACTATCTCATTGGTGCAGTGTTGCTCGACTACAAGGCTCAACATCTACATACAATGTCGGAGCAGCTGTCACCGGTCTCGATTGAGAACTCTGAGCAGATCAAGAAAGCAAAGGCCAACGACTTGAAATTCAGGCGACACTTGTACTTCGGCACTCTGTGTCACTTTATTGGTGTACATGTGTGGGCTCTTGCTGTTTCCACTGCCCTTATCTGGGTCTTTAATGGCTCCTCACCAGGTGTGGTCTTGTTCTTGAGCTATGTCGGCGCCTACACTGGCCTACTCCTTTACCAGTACAACAAGATCTTCTCTGGCCCACATGCACTGATGCCACTTCTGGCAGCAGTAATTCTTGGCTTACTGGTTGGTAACATACTCATCGAAATCTTCCCAGGGTTCCTTTACGGCAAGATCATTGCTCTCGCCGTGTCAACTTGGACAGCAGCCCTCCTCTCGTTCCGGACGGCCAAGTTAGGCACACCTGAGGCATTCGATATTCGCATGTGGATCCTCGAGGTCCTTCCAAAGATCCGATGGACTCATAGCTCAAACAAACCGCCAGCGTCTGCGCTGGTGATCGGTTCCTCTATCATCGAGGTTTACCATGCCTACAACGGTGCCGGCAGCGACGCAGAGTTCAGTCAAAGTGAGCTTCACGCTTGTTGCAACAAACTGCGAGCTGCACCCAGGGAGAACAGGTATCGCGTAAATGCTGTTGGGCAGCCAGGTGACCAAATTACCGCGATACTCCTGTCATGTACGCACGATAATCTATCCAGACTTGCTATGCAAGCGTATCCAAACATGCCGTTCCTGGTGCAGCGCATCCTCTCAGCCTGGCGAAAGGATCTCATCCAGGTCTTCATCGTCCCAATCCGAACTATAGCAGAAGTCGCTGGTGACCTTCGAGCAATCTCGCACTCTTCAGGAGGTCGTCTGACGCTTTACATAGCTGCGGACGGAAATGGTACGAGCCTTGGGCAGACAAACGTGAGCAGCAACTGTACCATCATTGCAGAAACACTATTGCATGCTTGCTCAGAGACCATACTTGGTCTGCCACACCATCACGCAGAAATCGCTGAGTCCATGATCGCCTGCCGAGGAGATGATGGATTTTATCCCATATCCGAGTGTAGTAAACGATCAATGCCGGCTTCAAATGTAGGGGCAGATGCTGCCACGTTTGAACTGACATGCCGCAAGGAGCTGTTGCGCAACTTGTGTCTAGGATTCGACTGCGATACACAGTGGGACAGTCTTCCCCTTGAGATCCGCCGTCTTTTCCTCCGACGTTGTCTCGGTATCAGAGCACCCTATTCGAATACCGAAATGGCATGGGTCAATGGAAATGTTTCTGCTGAAAGCTCCTGTACGATACTTTCGTGCATTGCACGGTACGACCTGGGTGCTTACTTGGCTGTGACCAAATACAACTTCTTCAGGAGCCGGGGCGATCACTCTCTGTCCAAGACAGAGTACCGCCAGAGTTCAGATATCCAGGAAGCATACCACCCAGTACTGAACCAGTCGGCTGTATCATTACTTGGCATGTTCACCGAGTACATTCGCCTCCCGATCGCGTATGTATATCACTCTACAGGAACATGGGTAAAATTCTTCTTCTTGGCGTGCATGGCAGACCCTGAATACCAGCGTGAGCTGAATGGAGCTCTCTTACATTCTCCAAGTTTCGTGCAGATACCCACCACCTTCGTACTTAACGGGTTGTGGATATACAGCCGAGCTGCAATGTCAATCTTCCTACCATTCTTCTTGTATCATCACCGCCAAGATATTGCAGATCTTGCCGGAACTGTCAAAGGCAGTCTGATCATTCAGAAGAAGAACCGCTTGATTATTCAGAGCTACGGAGAAACAGAAACGGCTTTTGTGCACCCTATAGAGGATGGTGGAGTCAAGTTGACTTTCTACCAAGGTGCCCTGAAACAAGAGCCAACATCAGGTCACACACGAATCACCCAGTACGACAACAAGATGCGCATCACCTTACGCGAGGAATATAAGAATACCGCGGTGACCAATGAATTCATTTACGAGTATGGAGACAAGCAAACAAAGCGGAGATCGATGATCTCAAAAGCCCGGTCGAGCAGGATACCGCTAAGCAGGAGCTGCCGTATCGGTAGCGATGAAGGCGCCAAAGTCGTATACAACCACAAGGGTCACATTGAGTCTGGAAACTATATCAGCGAGCATAACTTGGTTCGTTTCAAATACCATTACCGGAAGAACGCAAAGTACGATGACGAACTGCTCCGCGCGGAGTTTGTGCTTCCCCACATGTCCGTCAATGTCAGTTGGTGTGCTCCTCCCGTTCGCCACGCCGAGAAGATGGAGCGTTGGATACCGACACCTCGCGTCTACGAAGCGACGTTTGTCCAGGGGCCCGACGTATACGAATGTTCTTGGTTTTACGATCACAAGTTCCACCCAACCATCACTACCAAGCTTAACGGCGAGCCGGTCGATACCCCCGATATGATCCGCTACGATTGGCTCGGCGTCCTTAAGAAGCCTACTCGATGTACCTTCGCCGACGAGAATCCCCTGCTGGCGTTCAAGACACCGACCTCAAACCTCTTGAATCAACTACTCCGTAGGAACATCAAACAGCAGGACATCTCCACATCCAGAGCTCGATCCCAGCTCTGGAAGACTTGGAAGAAGCGAAACGATCTCGATGGTGTTGTTATTCGATGGGTAGACGAGGAGCTGATTCGAAACGAGGCCCTCCTCAGGCCCTACTGGAGACGCCGTGATCGTGGAAGCCTTGTGAAAGCGGAAGACTACCTGGCGATGCATGCCGATGCCATCATGGCGAGCTCTGATTTGACTAGCGACATTAGTGCTTGGACAACTCTCGCCATCCGCATGAGCGACCTTTTCAGTTTCGGACAAGGCGGTGATGCCGTCATCTTTACCAGGACCAAGGCACTACAGCGCGATACTGACCAGAATCTACACGTTATTGCTGTCGACACCGGTACTTGGCCAAACGAAGGCGGCGGTGTGTCGGCATGCCGTCGCGACCTCATCAACAACTTGCGTACCATCAAATGGCACATGGTAGTCGAATCAGCCAATGACTTCGGTCTTCCAAAGCACCAAACCGAGGAGAATGTTGAGTCGCTCAAGATCATTCCACTATGGGGTTTGGACTTTATGCACCCTAATCACGGCATGTTCACCAACAAGCTCGACAGCGAGGTCGATCATCTCGTCAAGGCAGCTACCATCACCGATATTGAAACAAACTTCATTCCTACCTTGACTGCACTTGTTCATGGAGCCCGAGCGACCACAATGACATCAGCAGACGTCAAGCAAGCAACGCGTGCTTTGGTCAACCTCAACACGTACTTCCAAGATTCGCGGCATTGGAAGGAGGTGTGGACGAGCGATGTTGTGAAGAATGCTTGGAGGAACCTGTGGCTTGCAGACGACATTCCGAATGCGCAACCACCGTCGGAGTGGTTCCGCACTGAGCTACCAACCCTCAACCACTTTGATACTGCGCTGGAGCTGTGGTACAGATACTTGTTCATCTTCTCGATCCCCATTCCCGAAAGGATTCCGAACGTATTCCAGGCCTCTCATCACAGTGTCTCGGCTTCGTACGGTATCGTTTGCAAACTCAAGCGCAACTGCACGCTTCAGATTTGGGACCACGCGATATCCTGGAGAGAGACTAATCTCTACCTCTCCTCAGCCATGTGCACTTTGCCGCCGTTCATTCGGAATTCTCTGTTGGGTCTCATGAAGTTGACTTCGTGTCTCATCTTGCATCATGCTGATCAGATTCTTCCCTGTGCAGACTTCTTTAACCCCGGTTGGGAAGTGGAAATTGGCAGTGCCAAGGGCCAACTTACCCACCGCAATGTTTTCCGTCGAAAGGTCGATCCTATCGTGAACGGCATTCCCGACATGACCAAGTTCGCCCCTGTGACGGAGATCAAAACGAAGTCGCCAACCGTTACCATGTTGTCCCATGTCTGGTTCGCAAAGGACATCAAGACCGCTCTACTTGCGGCAGACATCATCACCAACGAGTGGGGATTCAAGGACTACAAGCTCGACATTTACGGCGCTCTCAACAAATCACCAGTCTACTCATCGGAGTGCCAGGAAATTCTTGCTTGCAAGGGCCTTGGTAAGAATGTGGCGATGCGAGGCACTGCAGACCCCGCGATGGTCCTCGCCAACACCTGGCTGTTCCTCAACTCTTCCGTCTCCGAAGGTCTACCCCTCGCACTCGGAGAGGCTGCGTTGACTGGAGCTCCTGTCGTATGCACAGATGTCGGTGCTTCACTACGTGTTCTTACTGATCCCGACGACGGCAAACGTTACAGCGAGGTTGTTGCGCCGAACGATGCATATGGTCTTGCACGTGCCCAGATTAACCTCCTTGCAATGCTCGACGAATGGGCGCAGTATGCCGACGATGAACCTGGAGTGCCGGCCCCTATCCTTCCTCACAAGCCTACACCCAGGGATGTCGAGATCATCACACGCCGCATGTACGAGAAGTCTGAGCATCGACGAAAGCTGGGCATGATGGCGAGAGGCATTGTCCAAAAGTCTTTCGGTGGTGAGCGCTATCTACGAGAGCACGAACAGATGCTCTGGATTGGTAAGGCTTCTCACGAGATGCTCGGTATCGAGAAGAGAGTACCACCCCCCAAGAACCCAGCACGTATGCTATCGCTCCGCCGTACAGTTCCGCGACAGCTGCACGTAGAAAGCACCTCGAGTCAAACGATCGACCTACAGATGGAGAAGATGATGCACCCACGCCCGTATGCTCCAGGGCGCACATCAGCCACTACATCTTTCTCATCGATATATGTTGATCAGCCAACTGCATCGTCCAGTTATTCCGACCCTCTCTGGGGGGAACACGAAGACTGGAATGCACATACAGACTCGCCGGGGTCATCAGTCGACGACGACTGGCCAGTCCCGTCTGTCGCGCGTCCAGCGAAAACATACTCCGGTGCTAGCGCGATACCCATACCACCTATGCCAACATCTACCAGAGGAAAGCAACCCGCACATTATATTCCCACCGGTCCTGAAAGAGACGGTAGCTTGATGCTCCCGGTAGCAAATCCTAAAATGGATCCGAAAAAAGCCGTGCGCATGCGGCAGAGTCTGGTTACCACCGACAGCGCAAGGAGTAGTGTTAGAACGAGAAGTCATTTGCATGAGGTGGAGGTTGCCGAGTATGGCAACGTAGATGGGCGGCTGTAA